In Lysobacter sp. FW306-1B-D06B, the sequence TCGATGGACGGTTTCAGTTCCTCGCTCGCCACCGACCAGATGCTGCGCGGCGCTTCGCTCGTCGGCCGCAACGTGCTGGTGCCCTCGGCGAAGATGTCGCTGGGCGCGGAAGGCAACGTCAACGGCGTGGTCGCCGCGCCCGACTCGGGCACGGTCACCTTCGAGATCACCGACGCCAACGGCCAGAGCGTGCGCAAGTTCACCGTGCAGGCCGAGAAGGCCGGCGAAGTCTCCTTCGAATGGGACGGCAAGGACGCGGACGGCAAGCGTCTTCCCGCCGACACCTACGGCGTCACCGCCAGCTACGGCTCGGGCGAGACGAAGAAGGACCTGAGCACCTACGTCGAGGCGCGCGTGGACAGCGTCACCGTCGGCAGCGACGGCGTGTTCCTCGACCTGGCCGGACTGGGCACCGCGCCCATGGACTACGTGCTGCGCATCCGCTGATTCCGATCCCACACCGACATCCTTCCCGGTCGCGGGACGGATGCTTCCTCTCTCCGGAGAACACCTCATGGGTTTCAACACTTCGCTGTCCGGCATCAACGCCGCCAACGCCGACCTCAACGTCACGGCGAACAACATCGCCAACGTCAACACGACCGGCTTCAAGGAATCGCGCGCCGAGTTCGCCGACCTGTTCTCCTCCACGTCCTACGGCCTGTCGCGCAACGCCATCGGTTCGGGCGTGAAGCTGAGCAACGTCGCGCAGCAGTTCTCGCAGGGCAACATCGACCCGACCGGTCGCGGCATGGACGTGGCGATCGACGGTGAGGGCTTCTTCGTCCTCAACGACAACGGCGCGCGCGTGTACAGCCGCGCCGGCAACTTCCAGCCCGATCCCAACGGCTTCATCGGCACGCCCGACGGCAAGCGCCTGCAGGTGTTCGCGCCCAACGCCAACGGAAACGGTTTCGACGTGGGCCGCCTCGTCGACCTGCAACTGCTCACCACCACCAGCCCGCCGCAGGCCTCCACCAACGTGGACATGCAGGTGACGCTGCCCGGCAACGCCACCGCGCCGACGGTCGTGCCGTTCGATCCGACCGACACCACCACCTACAGCCATTCCACGGGCGGCGCGACGGTGTACGACTCGCTGGGCGTCGGCCACACGCAGACCTCGTATTTCGTGAAGACCGCCAACGCCAACGAATGGCAGGTCTACAACTACATCGACGGCACCGCCGTGGGCGCGCCGACGACGCTGCAGTTCAACGGCTCCGGCGCGCTGATCGCGCCGGCCAACGGCCAGATCCCGATGGCGCCGTTCACGCCGACCACCGGCGCGGGCGTCATGAACCTGACGCTCAACCTGGGCGGTTCGGCGCAGTACGGCTCGGCGTTCGCGCTGCGCGAGATCGACCCGGACGGTTACCCGGCCGGCAAACTCAACGAGATCGACATCGACCCAACCGGCGTGGTTTACGCGCGTTACTCCAACGGTGCCGACCAGGCGCTGGGCCAGATCGCGCTGACCACCTTCACCAATCCGCAGGGCCTGGCGCCACAGGGCAACAACGTGTGGGCCGAAACCTACGCCTCCGGCGACCCGCGCACCGGCGCGCCGGACACGGCGGACTTCGGCGTGCTGCAGTCCGGCGCGCTGGAAGCCTCCACGGTCGATCTCACCGAACAGCTGGTCAACATGATCACCGCGCAGCGCAACTTCCAGGCCAACGCGCAGATGATCTCGACGCAGGACCAGGTCACCCAGACGATCATCAACATCCGCTAAGCGCGGACGCGATGAGATAGGAGGTCCGTGCCATGACCGATCGCGCGCTCTACATCGCCATGACCGGCGCCAGCACGTCGCTGAAGACGCAGTCGGCGGTGTCGCACAACCTGGCGAACGCGAACACGGTGGGCTTCCAGGCGACGCTCGCCGGTTCCACCGCCGCGCCCGTCACCGGCAACGGCCACGCCTCGCGCGTGGCCGCCGCCGCGCAGACCTACGGCGTCAGCGGCACGCACGGGGCGATCCTCAACACCGGCAACACGCTCGACGTGGCGCTCAACCAGGATCGCTGGCTCACCGTGCAGGACGCGCAGGGCGGCGTGGCCTACACGCGCGCCGGCAATCTGCAGATGAATGCCAACGGCCTGCTGACCAGCAACGGCCGGCCGGTGCTGGGAAGCGATGGCGCGCCGGTCACGGTGCCGCCGTTCCAGTCGATGGACATCGCCAGCGACGGCACGATCTCGATCGTCCCGCAGGGCCAGCCCGCTTCCACCATCGCCGAAGCCGGCCGCCTGGGCGTGGTGCAGTCGCGCACCGCCGACCTGGTGCGCGGCGACGACGGCCTGATGCGCGCCGCCAACGGCCAGCCGCCGCCGCCCGCGGCCGGCGACGTGCTCACCTCCGGCGCGGTGGAGAACAGCAACGTCGAGGCGACCTCGATGCTGGTGCAGATGATCCAGACCGCACGCGCCTTCGAGATGCAGGTACGCGTCTTGCAGAGCGTGGATGAGAACGCGCGCAGCGCCAATTCGTTGTTGTCGACGCGCTGAGACGAACCGCCGTAGCCCGGGTAAGCGCAGCGCACCCGGGGCCCGGTGAGGCACCCCGGGTGCGGCCTTCGGCCTTACCCGGGCTACACACATTCCCCAGGAGACAACCGCCATGACCCAGGCTCTATGGATCGCCAAGACCGGCCTCGACGCGCAGCAGACGCGTATGGCGGTGATCTCGAACAATCTGTCCAACGTCAACACGACGGGCTTCAAGCGCGACCGCGCGGAGTTCCAGGACCTGCTGTACCAGACCATCCGCCAGCCCGGCGGCGCGACGTCCGAACAGACGCAGTCGCCCACCGGCCTGTCCACCGGCACCGGTGTGCGCGTGGCGGCGACGGCGAAGGAGTTCTCGCAGGGCAACCTGGCCGTCACCGGCGGCGCGCTGGACGTGGCCATCGACGGTCGCGGCTTCTTCGAAGTGCTGATGCCCGACGGCAGCACCGCCTACACGCGCGACGGCAGCTTCAAGCGCAGCCCGCAAGGCGAACTGGTGACCAGCTCCGGTTATCCGGTGCAGCCGGGCATCCAGTTTCCCGAAGGCACGCAGAGCGTGACCATCGGCGCCGACGGCACCGTTTCGGTGAAGGTGCAGGGCCAGGCCGAAGACGTGCAGATCGGTGCGCTGACGCTGGCGGATTTCGTGAACCCCTCGGGCCTGCAGGCCATCGGCGGCAACCTCTTCGTCGAAACCGGCGCCAGCGGCCCGGCGCAGACCGGCGCGCCCGGCACCAACGGCGCCGGCCAGCTCGCGCAGGGGCAGTTGGAAGGCTCCAACGTCAACGTCGTGGAAGAGCTGGTGTCGATGATCGAGACCCAGCGCGCGTACGAGACCAACGCCAAGGCGATCTCGACCACCGACTCGATGCTCGGCTTCCTCAACAACAACCTGTGAGGCGCGTCGTGAACGCTCTCGTGCGAATCACCCTGCTTCGAGCCGCCGTGGCCGGCGCGACGCTTGCGCTGTCCGGCTGTGCCGCCGTCGTCGGCGACGTGCGTCCGTTCGAACCGATGGTCGCACCGCCCGCCGCGGTCGTCGCGCCGGTCGCGCCTTCCAGCGAAGGCTCCATCTACGGCGGTCGCGGCCTGAACCTGTTCCAGGACAACAAGGCGCGCGACGTGGGCGACCTGGTCACCATCGTGCTGGTGGAAAACACCAGCGCGCGTGCACAGGCCAACACGTCGGTGAGCAAGGAATCGGGCATCGAGATGGCCGCGCCGACCATCGCCGGCGTGCCGATCACCTACAAGGGCAACGCGATCCTGGAAGCGTCGGTGGAAGGCTCGCGCGACTTCAAGGGCGCCGGCAACAGCACGCAGAGCAACCGCCTCAACGGTTCGGTCACCGCGACCGTGGTGCAGAACCTGGGCAACGGCAACCTGCTGGTGCGCGGCGAGAAGCAGGTGCGCCTGAACCAGGGCGACGAGCTGATCCAGGTTCAAGGAATCGTGCGCACCGCCGATATCGGTCCCGACAACCGCATTTCGTCCGACCGCGTCGGCGATGCGCGCATCGTCTATGGCGGGCGCGGCACGCTGGCGCGTTCCAACGCGATGGGCTGGCTGGGTCGGTTCTTCAATTCCGCTGTCTACCCGTACTGAGGAGGGCATATGAACATTCGTATTTCCTCCTCGTCGCAGGCTTTGAGCCCCTCTCCCTCCGGGAGAGGGGTTGGGGTGAGGGGCAACGAAGGGAAAGGGTTGAACCGCTTTTGCCGTACAACGCTGCGCGGTTGCTGCGCGCTGTCTGCCCGCATCGCGAGAATCAAAATGGATTCCAGCTTTCGCTGGAATGCCGGTGACAAGGGTGACGGCGTGCGGGCCTGGATCCCGGCCTTCGCCGGGATGACGGTTTCGATGGCGTACGCGTCGACGTTCGCGCTGCTCGCCGTCGCCACCGCCCTGCCCGCCCACGCCGAACGCATCAAGGACCTCGCGCAAGTGGCTGGCGTTCGCGGCAATCCGCTGGTGGGTTACGGCCTCGTCGTCGGACTGGATGGCAGCGGCGACCGCACCAGCCAGACGCCCTTCACCGTGCAGAGCCTGAAGACGATGCTCGACCAGCTCGGCGTCAGCATTCCGCCGGGCGTGAACCCGCAGCTCAAGAACGTCGCCGCCGTCGCCATCCACGCCGAGCTTCCGCCGTTCGCCAAGCCGGGCCAGCCAATCGATGTCACCGTCTCGTCCATCGGCAACGCCGGTTCGCTGCGCGGCGGCAGCCTGCTGATGGCGCCGTTGAAGGGCGCCGACGGCCAGGTCTACGCGATCGCGCAGGGCAGCCTGGTGGTGTCGGGCTTCGGCGCGTCCGGCAAGGACGGCTCGCGCATTTCGGTCAACGCGCCCAACGGCGGACGCATTCCCAACGGCGCGATCGTCGAACGCGCGGTGGCCGGCGCGCCGGCGGCGGGCAACGTCACGCTGAACCTGCACGAGGCCGACTTCACCACCGCCTCGCGCATCGTCACCGCCGTCAACGCCGCGTTCGGCAACGGCCGCGCGCGCGCGGTGGACGCGGTCACCATCGAAGTGATGCCGCCCAACGACGGCGACCGCGTCGGTTTCCTGGCGCGACTGGAATCGCTGGACGTGAGCCCCGGCGCGGCGGCGGCCAAGGTCATCGTCAATTCGCGCACCGGCACCGTGGTGATGGGCGGCCAGGTCAGCGTGCTGCCGGCGGCGGTATCGCACGGCTCGCTGACGGTGTCGATCACCGAGAACACGCAGGTCAGCCAGCCCAACGAATTCGGCCGCGGCGACACCGTGGTCACGCCGCAGTCCTCGGTCGAAGCCAGCCAGGACGGCGGCCGCATGTTCCTGTTCCAGGGCGGCACGTCGCTGGAGCAGATCGTGCGCGCGGTGAACGCCGTCGGCGCCGCACCGGGCGACATCGTGGCGATCCTGGAAGCGCTCAAGCGCGCCGGGGCGCTGCGCGCGGAGCTGGAGGTGATCTAGTGCCATCCAATCGTCG encodes:
- a CDS encoding flagellar hook capping FlgD N-terminal domain-containing protein, which produces MTSISDFAASLGTSATGSDTKKKADSLGQADFLRLMTEQLQHQDPLNPMQNSEFLGQLAQFSTVQGIQGLQSSMDGFSSSLATDQMLRGASLVGRNVLVPSAKMSLGAEGNVNGVVAAPDSGTVTFEITDANGQSVRKFTVQAEKAGEVSFEWDGKDADGKRLPADTYGVTASYGSGETKKDLSTYVEARVDSVTVGSDGVFLDLAGLGTAPMDYVLRIR
- the flgE gene encoding flagellar hook protein FlgE, with product MGFNTSLSGINAANADLNVTANNIANVNTTGFKESRAEFADLFSSTSYGLSRNAIGSGVKLSNVAQQFSQGNIDPTGRGMDVAIDGEGFFVLNDNGARVYSRAGNFQPDPNGFIGTPDGKRLQVFAPNANGNGFDVGRLVDLQLLTTTSPPQASTNVDMQVTLPGNATAPTVVPFDPTDTTTYSHSTGGATVYDSLGVGHTQTSYFVKTANANEWQVYNYIDGTAVGAPTTLQFNGSGALIAPANGQIPMAPFTPTTGAGVMNLTLNLGGSAQYGSAFALREIDPDGYPAGKLNEIDIDPTGVVYARYSNGADQALGQIALTTFTNPQGLAPQGNNVWAETYASGDPRTGAPDTADFGVLQSGALEASTVDLTEQLVNMITAQRNFQANAQMISTQDQVTQTIINIR
- a CDS encoding flagellar basal body rod protein FlgF yields the protein MTDRALYIAMTGASTSLKTQSAVSHNLANANTVGFQATLAGSTAAPVTGNGHASRVAAAAQTYGVSGTHGAILNTGNTLDVALNQDRWLTVQDAQGGVAYTRAGNLQMNANGLLTSNGRPVLGSDGAPVTVPPFQSMDIASDGTISIVPQGQPASTIAEAGRLGVVQSRTADLVRGDDGLMRAANGQPPPPAAGDVLTSGAVENSNVEATSMLVQMIQTARAFEMQVRVLQSVDENARSANSLLSTR
- the flgG gene encoding flagellar basal-body rod protein FlgG, which translates into the protein MTQALWIAKTGLDAQQTRMAVISNNLSNVNTTGFKRDRAEFQDLLYQTIRQPGGATSEQTQSPTGLSTGTGVRVAATAKEFSQGNLAVTGGALDVAIDGRGFFEVLMPDGSTAYTRDGSFKRSPQGELVTSSGYPVQPGIQFPEGTQSVTIGADGTVSVKVQGQAEDVQIGALTLADFVNPSGLQAIGGNLFVETGASGPAQTGAPGTNGAGQLAQGQLEGSNVNVVEELVSMIETQRAYETNAKAISTTDSMLGFLNNNL
- the flgH gene encoding flagellar basal body L-ring protein FlgH, whose amino-acid sequence is MNALVRITLLRAAVAGATLALSGCAAVVGDVRPFEPMVAPPAAVVAPVAPSSEGSIYGGRGLNLFQDNKARDVGDLVTIVLVENTSARAQANTSVSKESGIEMAAPTIAGVPITYKGNAILEASVEGSRDFKGAGNSTQSNRLNGSVTATVVQNLGNGNLLVRGEKQVRLNQGDELIQVQGIVRTADIGPDNRISSDRVGDARIVYGGRGTLARSNAMGWLGRFFNSAVYPY
- a CDS encoding flagellar basal body P-ring protein FlgI — its product is MTVSMAYASTFALLAVATALPAHAERIKDLAQVAGVRGNPLVGYGLVVGLDGSGDRTSQTPFTVQSLKTMLDQLGVSIPPGVNPQLKNVAAVAIHAELPPFAKPGQPIDVTVSSIGNAGSLRGGSLLMAPLKGADGQVYAIAQGSLVVSGFGASGKDGSRISVNAPNGGRIPNGAIVERAVAGAPAAGNVTLNLHEADFTTASRIVTAVNAAFGNGRARAVDAVTIEVMPPNDGDRVGFLARLESLDVSPGAAAAKVIVNSRTGTVVMGGQVSVLPAAVSHGSLTVSITENTQVSQPNEFGRGDTVVTPQSSVEASQDGGRMFLFQGGTSLEQIVRAVNAVGAAPGDIVAILEALKRAGALRAELEVI